One segment of Paenibacillus sp. FSL R7-0337 DNA contains the following:
- a CDS encoding 2Fe-2S iron-sulfur cluster-binding protein produces MMNAKSRITVTFLPEQRTASVKPGISLLEAVRKAGIVLPTRCGGKAGCMMCKVSVENSDGALRPPAEAEKRKLGSLLDEGVRLACQAAVWSDVRVHIPEDPLKAAVRRRLEAARRGEAEELW; encoded by the coding sequence ATGATGAATGCTAAATCACGAATAACGGTCACTTTCCTTCCGGAACAACGCACAGCTTCCGTCAAGCCTGGGATTTCGTTGCTGGAGGCTGTGCGCAAAGCCGGAATCGTTCTGCCTACCCGCTGCGGGGGCAAGGCAGGGTGCATGATGTGCAAAGTGTCCGTAGAGAATTCGGATGGAGCACTTAGACCTCCTGCAGAGGCAGAGAAACGCAAGCTTGGCAGCCTGCTGGATGAAGGTGTCCGCTTGGCCTGTCAGGCCGCTGTATGGAGCGATGTCCGGGTGCATATTCCCGAGGACCCTCTGAAGGCGGCCGTCCGCCGCAGACTGGAAGCGGCGCGCCGTGGAGAAGCGGAGGAGCTATGGTAG
- the cmk gene encoding (d)CMP kinase, whose protein sequence is MDRQGTHTNDRINVAIDGPAGAGKSTVARLVARELSYIYVDTGAMYRAITWYMLREGIAAEEHELVDQKVQNMAIELLPEKDVQKVLINGEDMTPHIRSLQVSGQVSQYSKIEGVRSRLSHLQRQMALRKGVVMDGRDIGTTVLPDAEVKIFMTASVEERALRRYKELKDTETVTLQQLEYDIAARDRLDEGREISPLRRAEDAILLDTTHMDILQAVEAIVSHCRTYVNGERNHL, encoded by the coding sequence TTGGACAGGCAGGGTACACATACTAACGACCGAATTAACGTCGCCATCGACGGACCTGCCGGGGCAGGCAAGAGCACTGTAGCCCGATTGGTCGCACGGGAGCTGTCTTACATTTATGTGGACACGGGTGCCATGTACCGGGCAATCACCTGGTATATGCTTCGTGAAGGCATAGCTGCAGAGGAGCATGAGCTGGTGGACCAGAAGGTCCAGAATATGGCGATTGAGCTTCTGCCGGAGAAAGATGTGCAGAAAGTGCTGATTAATGGGGAAGACATGACCCCGCATATCCGCAGTCTTCAGGTCAGCGGCCAGGTGTCGCAGTATTCGAAGATTGAGGGTGTTAGATCCAGACTCAGCCACTTGCAGCGTCAGATGGCGCTCCGCAAGGGAGTCGTAATGGATGGCCGGGATATCGGTACAACCGTACTGCCGGATGCCGAAGTGAAGATTTTCATGACGGCAAGTGTGGAGGAGCGTGCTCTCCGTCGTTACAAGGAACTGAAGGATACGGAAACAGTGACTCTCCAGCAGCTTGAATATGATATTGCAGCGCGGGACCGGCTTGATGAAGGCCGGGAGATTTCACCGCTGCGGCGTGCCGAGGATGCTATTCTTCTCGATACGACGCATATGGATATCCTTCAGGCCGTGGAAGCCATCGTCTCCCACTGCAGAACCTATGTTAACGGGGAGAGAAATCATCTATGA
- a CDS encoding NAD(P)H-dependent glycerol-3-phosphate dehydrogenase, with amino-acid sequence MSDKVTVLVAGSWGTALATVLAANHSEVYLWTRKPEQAAEINEAHTNHHFLPGIKLPGNIIATTNMETAVSGSKAVVIVAPSSGMRQVAHSLKPFWKEDMLCIHATKGFETETMKRMSTVISEELGCGEGDIVVLSGPSHAEEVVRLCPTTVVVASPDEGRAKAAQGLFINNDFRVYTNRDQLGVELAGALKNIIALGAGLSDGLGFGDNAKAALLTRGLAEISRVGVEMGANPLTFSGLAGLGDLVVTATSQHSRNWRAGSMLGQGQPLNEVLDSMGMVVEGIRTTEVAYAISLKLGVQMPITDQIYHVLFKGRTPRNAVEALMGRDRKTEMEAISQETWEQWHS; translated from the coding sequence TTGTCTGATAAAGTAACCGTGCTGGTCGCGGGCAGTTGGGGAACTGCGCTGGCTACTGTGCTGGCGGCTAACCACTCGGAGGTTTATCTGTGGACGCGAAAGCCTGAGCAGGCTGCCGAGATTAACGAAGCACATACGAATCATCATTTCCTGCCGGGGATCAAGCTCCCCGGGAATATTATTGCCACCACGAACATGGAGACTGCCGTCTCCGGTTCGAAGGCGGTAGTCATTGTGGCGCCTTCTTCCGGAATGCGCCAGGTGGCGCATAGCCTTAAGCCGTTCTGGAAGGAAGATATGCTCTGCATTCATGCCACGAAGGGCTTCGAGACCGAGACCATGAAGCGGATGTCCACAGTGATCTCGGAAGAGCTGGGCTGCGGTGAAGGAGATATTGTGGTGCTCTCCGGGCCGAGTCACGCTGAAGAAGTGGTGCGGCTCTGTCCGACCACGGTCGTAGTGGCTTCGCCGGATGAGGGCCGTGCCAAGGCGGCACAGGGGCTGTTCATTAACAATGACTTCCGTGTGTATACCAACAGGGATCAGCTAGGGGTAGAGCTGGCTGGTGCACTGAAGAATATTATCGCGCTGGGTGCCGGGCTATCTGACGGGCTGGGCTTCGGGGACAACGCGAAGGCAGCATTGCTTACCCGCGGCCTGGCCGAGATCTCCCGGGTCGGTGTGGAAATGGGAGCGAATCCCTTAACCTTCTCCGGCCTTGCCGGACTCGGTGACCTGGTCGTAACGGCAACGAGCCAGCATAGCCGGAACTGGCGTGCGGGCTCCATGCTGGGCCAGGGCCAGCCGCTGAATGAGGTGCTGGACTCGATGGGGATGGTTGTCGAAGGCATCCGGACGACGGAGGTTGCTTATGCGATCTCGCTGAAGCTGGGCGTACAGATGCCGATTACCGACCAGATCTATCATGTGCTATTCAAGGGCAGAACACCGCGTAATGCTGTGGAAGCTCTTATGGGCCGTGACCGCAAGACGGAAATGGAGGCCATTTCCCAGGAGACCTGGGAGCAGTGGCATTCCTGA
- the ypeB gene encoding germination protein YpeB yields the protein MYKRLSAIMFPLTALLLLGALVWGYQENQEKNSILIKAENQYQRAFHDLSFHVERLHGELGNTLAVNTTSNGMHRKGLVNVWRITSEAQNEINQLPLMLLPFSETEEFLSKIANFSYKAAVRDFTKKPLTEGEMANLKTLYQNSSEISRDLQKVQDKVIGKKLRWMDVETALATEQKAEDNTIIDGFKTVDKRVAAYPELDYGPSVASIYDKRSVKKLGGKPVTADQIKGKAMQFAGLGGKAQVKIQENGKGTEWASYTATVTSAEHKEPVSMDFTAEGGLLISYNDNREVGPAKVSMKQAVEKAGKFLEKKGYPGMTAVSADRYDNLGNLTFVSSQDGVLIYPEKMTVRVGLDTGEAVGFQASDYVNEHKEKRVLPKPKLSLAEVRAMLNPEFKELYNRLAWIENEDAVELLTYEFGGKINGSQFRIYLNAADGNEEAVEQIRTSSGAQDK from the coding sequence ATGTACAAAAGATTAAGTGCCATAATGTTCCCGCTTACCGCACTCTTGCTGCTTGGAGCGCTCGTCTGGGGGTATCAGGAGAATCAGGAGAAGAATTCGATTCTGATCAAGGCGGAGAATCAGTATCAGCGCGCGTTCCATGATCTGTCCTTCCATGTGGAGCGGCTTCATGGTGAGCTGGGCAATACGCTTGCCGTGAACACCACCTCTAACGGAATGCACCGCAAGGGGCTGGTTAATGTATGGCGGATTACCAGCGAGGCGCAGAACGAGATTAATCAGCTGCCGCTGATGCTGCTGCCGTTCAGTGAGACGGAGGAGTTCCTCTCCAAGATCGCCAATTTCTCCTACAAGGCTGCGGTGCGTGACTTCACCAAGAAGCCGCTAACAGAGGGGGAGATGGCGAATCTGAAGACGCTCTACCAGAATTCGTCTGAAATCTCCAGGGACCTGCAAAAGGTTCAGGACAAGGTCATCGGCAAAAAGCTGCGCTGGATGGATGTAGAGACTGCACTGGCTACAGAACAGAAGGCCGAAGATAACACAATCATCGACGGGTTCAAAACCGTGGATAAACGCGTAGCGGCATACCCGGAGCTGGACTACGGCCCTTCGGTTGCAAGCATCTATGATAAGCGGTCGGTGAAAAAGCTGGGCGGCAAGCCGGTTACCGCTGACCAGATCAAAGGCAAGGCGATGCAGTTCGCCGGGCTGGGCGGGAAGGCACAGGTGAAGATTCAGGAGAACGGGAAGGGAACCGAGTGGGCCTCTTATACAGCCACTGTGACTTCCGCAGAGCATAAAGAGCCGGTCTCGATGGACTTCACGGCGGAAGGCGGACTGCTGATCTCTTACAATGATAACCGCGAGGTTGGACCGGCCAAAGTATCCATGAAGCAGGCTGTGGAGAAGGCGGGCAAGTTCCTGGAGAAGAAGGGATATCCCGGCATGACTGCAGTGAGTGCGGACCGGTATGATAATCTGGGCAATCTGACCTTCGTCAGCAGCCAGGACGGCGTGCTCATCTACCCTGAGAAAATGACGGTTCGTGTCGGGCTGGATACGGGGGAAGCTGTAGGGTTTCAGGCAAGCGACTATGTGAATGAGCATAAGGAGAAGCGTGTGCTGCCGAAACCGAAGCTGTCCCTGGCTGAAGTCAGAGCGATGCTTAACCCGGAGTTCAAGGAGCTGTATAACCGGCTGGCCTGGATTGAGAATGAAGATGCAGTGGAGCTGCTGACATACGAATTCGGCGGCAAAATCAACGGCTCACAGTTCAGAATTTATCTGAATGCCGCAGACGGCAATGAGGAAGCGGTGGAACAGATCCGCACCTCCTCGGGAGCACAGGATAAATAG
- a CDS encoding lysophospholipid acyltransferase family protein, which translates to MIYAFCVALLRMIYAILFPLKIVGRENVPKEGGVLLCANHISLLDPMTIGIKLKRQVRYMAKAELFNVPVLGWLIKQLGAFPVKRGGVSKESIKTSLNTLRSGHVMGIFPEGTRNSDSGSAKKGAASFALRSGAAVVPAAIIGSYKPFRRMTVVYGAPIDLSAFEGAGSDSLEAVTDVIMGRIHEMISTGKPSSR; encoded by the coding sequence ATGATTTATGCATTTTGCGTGGCCTTGCTTCGTATGATTTATGCCATACTGTTCCCGCTCAAGATTGTGGGAAGAGAGAATGTGCCGAAGGAGGGTGGAGTCCTGCTCTGCGCGAATCACATCAGCCTGCTTGATCCCATGACGATCGGCATTAAGCTGAAGCGACAGGTTAGGTATATGGCCAAGGCGGAATTATTCAATGTTCCGGTGCTGGGCTGGCTCATTAAGCAATTGGGCGCATTTCCTGTCAAACGTGGCGGCGTAAGCAAAGAATCCATTAAGACGTCCCTCAATACGCTCCGCAGCGGACATGTGATGGGCATCTTCCCGGAAGGAACGCGGAACTCCGATTCCGGTTCAGCCAAGAAGGGTGCGGCAAGCTTCGCGCTCCGCAGCGGCGCAGCCGTTGTACCGGCAGCTATTATCGGGTCCTACAAGCCGTTCCGCCGGATGACTGTTGTCTATGGGGCACCCATAGACCTCAGCGCATTTGAAGGTGCGGGAAGTGATTCTCTGGAAGCTGTAACCGATGTTATTATGGGACGCATCCATGAAATGATCAGTACCGGCAAGCCCAGTTCGCGGTAA
- the rpsA gene encoding 30S ribosomal protein S1, which translates to MSEEIKNQEAADNVENNETVEGAEAVESAVTESAEVVASNEEEVTSQEGLEIISLKKGDTVKGTIVKIEDNQAYVSIGYKYDGVIPIRELSSVQLDNAAAAVEVGQEVECKVVSINDNKESLVLSKRAIDSEKSWEDLEKYFASQESFEVTVADVVKGGLVADVGARGFIPASMVERHFVEDFSDYKGRTLRVKVKELDRENSKVILSAKEVLEEEFEANKLKIMAELSEGQIIEGTVQRLTQFGAFVDVGGVDGLVHVSEIAWNHVEKPSDVVSEGDKVRVKVLKVDPEKGKISLSIKAAAPGPWDSAAGQINIGDVVTGEVKRLVNFGAFVELLPGVEGLVHISQISHKHIGTPHEVLKEGQEVQVKVLDFNPSEKRVSLSIKETEEAPAPSARPERSNSRDRAPKEVLNNPNVSLSNEGLSFTLAERFGDKLDKFKGNN; encoded by the coding sequence ATGTCTGAAGAAATCAAGAATCAAGAAGCTGCGGATAACGTTGAGAATAACGAGACCGTAGAAGGGGCAGAAGCTGTGGAATCCGCTGTAACCGAATCTGCAGAAGTTGTTGCCAGCAATGAAGAAGAAGTGACAAGCCAGGAAGGTCTGGAAATCATTTCTCTGAAAAAAGGCGATACCGTGAAAGGAACAATCGTCAAAATCGAAGATAACCAAGCTTATGTAAGCATTGGATATAAATACGACGGCGTTATTCCTATTCGCGAATTGTCTTCCGTTCAGTTGGACAATGCCGCAGCAGCGGTAGAAGTTGGCCAAGAAGTGGAATGCAAGGTTGTCAGCATCAACGACAACAAGGAAAGCCTGGTGCTTTCCAAGCGTGCCATCGACAGCGAAAAATCATGGGAAGATCTGGAGAAGTATTTCGCTTCCCAGGAATCCTTCGAAGTTACTGTAGCTGATGTTGTCAAAGGCGGCCTTGTGGCTGACGTTGGCGCACGCGGCTTCATCCCGGCTTCCATGGTTGAGCGTCACTTCGTTGAAGATTTCAGCGACTACAAGGGCCGCACACTGCGTGTCAAAGTGAAAGAGCTTGACCGTGAGAACAGCAAGGTAATTCTCTCTGCCAAAGAAGTTCTGGAGGAAGAATTCGAAGCTAACAAGCTGAAGATTATGGCTGAGCTGTCCGAAGGTCAAATCATCGAAGGTACTGTTCAACGCCTGACTCAATTCGGCGCATTCGTTGATGTTGGCGGCGTAGACGGACTGGTTCACGTATCCGAGATCGCTTGGAACCACGTGGAGAAGCCATCCGATGTAGTATCCGAAGGCGACAAGGTTCGCGTTAAAGTACTTAAGGTTGATCCTGAAAAGGGTAAAATCAGCCTCAGCATCAAAGCAGCTGCTCCGGGTCCTTGGGATTCCGCAGCAGGTCAGATCAACATCGGCGATGTGGTTACAGGCGAAGTTAAGCGCCTTGTAAACTTCGGCGCATTCGTTGAACTGCTGCCAGGCGTTGAAGGCCTTGTGCATATCTCCCAGATCTCCCACAAGCACATTGGTACTCCGCACGAAGTACTCAAGGAAGGACAGGAAGTACAAGTGAAAGTACTTGACTTCAACCCATCCGAGAAGCGCGTCAGCCTGAGCATCAAGGAAACGGAAGAAGCTCCGGCTCCTTCGGCCAGACCAGAACGCAGCAACAGCAGAGACAGAGCGCCTAAAGAAGTGCTGAACAATCCTAACGTATCGCTCAGCAACGAAGGCCTCAGCTTCACACTGGCTGAACGTTTCGGCGACAAGCTGGACAAATTCAAGGGTAACAATTAA
- the prsW gene encoding glutamic-type intramembrane protease PrsW → MLLLSVISSAVAPGLALLTFFYLKDKYDQEPLHMVLKVFLLGLLIVLPVMIIQRGLVLGLGGGPYVDSFLISAGVEEALKWFVLYHMIYNHTEFDEPYDGILYAVAISLGFATIENVMYAWYSNASFGTMILRALLPVSGHAMFGVIMGYHMGRAKFSGGIKTRKILLISLLLPWLWHGIYDFLIATTANYWIWFIVPLMAVLWYRGMGKVARANSRSPFRFLKREEEVNL, encoded by the coding sequence GTGCTATTGTTATCGGTCATTTCGTCAGCAGTTGCACCGGGACTTGCGCTGCTGACTTTTTTCTATCTGAAAGACAAGTATGATCAGGAACCGCTCCATATGGTGCTTAAGGTGTTCCTGCTTGGCCTGTTGATCGTGCTGCCGGTGATGATTATCCAGAGGGGGCTTGTGCTGGGGCTGGGCGGTGGTCCTTATGTGGATTCCTTTCTGATCTCAGCCGGGGTGGAAGAGGCCCTGAAGTGGTTTGTGCTGTACCATATGATTTACAATCATACCGAATTTGACGAGCCCTATGATGGAATACTATACGCCGTAGCGATTTCGCTCGGCTTCGCAACAATAGAGAATGTAATGTATGCGTGGTACAGCAATGCTTCATTCGGCACCATGATTCTAAGGGCACTGCTTCCAGTCTCCGGACATGCCATGTTCGGCGTAATTATGGGCTACCATATGGGCAGAGCCAAGTTCTCCGGCGGGATCAAGACCCGGAAGATTCTACTGATTTCATTGCTCCTGCCCTGGCTGTGGCATGGAATCTATGATTTTCTGATCGCCACGACAGCTAACTATTGGATCTGGTTTATCGTGCCCCTGATGGCAGTATTATGGTATAGAGGCATGGGGAAGGTAGCGCGGGCCAACAGCCGGTCCCCGTTTCGCTTTTTGAAGCGTGAGGAAGAGGTTAACCTATAA
- a CDS encoding stage VI sporulation protein F — MSRDFSKDALNAINKKTGKNISEGAIKKLAGTVKPGTTQNEAQLRQLIKQVSAMAKVPVSEATVQEIVNAVKKGGAGSGTMESLMKMMLKK; from the coding sequence GTGAGCAGAGATTTTTCCAAGGATGCTTTGAACGCCATCAACAAGAAGACGGGCAAAAACATTTCAGAAGGTGCCATCAAAAAGCTGGCCGGTACGGTTAAGCCGGGCACCACACAGAATGAAGCCCAGCTCCGCCAGTTAATTAAACAGGTATCCGCTATGGCTAAAGTGCCGGTCAGCGAGGCTACCGTGCAGGAGATCGTCAATGCTGTTAAAAAAGGCGGCGCCGGTTCCGGTACGATGGAGTCTTTAATGAAAATGATGCTGAAAAAATAG
- the der gene encoding ribosome biogenesis GTPase Der produces the protein MARPVVAIVGRPNVGKSTIFNRLIGDRLAIVEDKPGITRDRIYGVSDWNGKSFSVIDTGGIEIDGEDAILKSIRVQAELAIEEADVIVFMCEAKSGLTSSDEEVAQILFRSGKPIVLAINKVDNMKRTEDIYEFYTLGIGDPIGISGSHGTGIGDLLDAVVERLPDKVDEEYDEDVIRVALIGRPNVGKSSLVNAILGEERVIVSDVAGTTRDAIDTPFERDGQRYVLIDTAGMRKRGKVYENTEKYSVMRAMKAIERADVVLVVINGEEGIIDQDKHIAGYAHDAGKASVFVVNKWDAIEKDDKTMQNFERNIRDHFLFMSYAPVVFLSALTKQRLQKLLPVVQHVAQQHALRITTHLVNDVVSDAVAINPPPTDKGRRLRINYVTQVATKPPTIVVFVNDPSLMHFSYERYLENKLRAAFNFEGTPIRLFTRRKSENEG, from the coding sequence ATGGCAAGACCCGTAGTGGCCATTGTCGGCAGGCCTAACGTCGGAAAGTCGACGATCTTTAACCGGCTGATTGGCGATAGACTGGCCATCGTAGAAGATAAACCGGGGATTACACGTGACCGGATTTATGGAGTCTCCGACTGGAACGGCAAATCTTTCAGTGTCATTGATACTGGAGGGATTGAGATTGACGGAGAAGACGCTATTCTAAAATCCATCCGCGTTCAGGCGGAGTTGGCGATTGAGGAAGCGGATGTGATCGTCTTCATGTGCGAGGCGAAGAGCGGACTCACAAGTTCGGATGAGGAAGTGGCGCAGATTCTGTTCCGCTCCGGCAAGCCGATCGTTCTAGCTATCAATAAAGTGGATAACATGAAGCGTACCGAAGATATTTATGAATTTTACACCCTTGGAATTGGTGATCCGATCGGAATTTCAGGAAGTCACGGAACCGGAATCGGCGATCTGCTGGATGCGGTTGTTGAGCGTCTGCCAGACAAGGTTGACGAGGAATATGATGAAGATGTCATCCGTGTGGCCTTGATCGGACGTCCGAATGTGGGTAAATCCTCACTGGTCAATGCGATTCTGGGCGAAGAACGCGTTATTGTCAGTGATGTTGCAGGGACTACACGCGATGCGATTGATACGCCGTTCGAACGGGATGGACAGCGTTATGTGCTGATCGATACAGCGGGCATGCGCAAACGCGGCAAGGTCTATGAGAACACAGAGAAATACAGTGTAATGAGAGCTATGAAGGCGATTGAGCGCGCTGATGTTGTACTCGTTGTAATCAACGGCGAAGAAGGCATCATCGACCAGGACAAGCATATTGCCGGGTATGCCCATGATGCGGGCAAGGCTTCGGTCTTTGTCGTCAACAAATGGGATGCCATTGAGAAAGACGACAAGACGATGCAGAACTTCGAACGCAACATCCGCGATCACTTCCTGTTCATGAGCTATGCTCCGGTGGTATTCCTGTCTGCGCTTACGAAACAGCGTCTGCAGAAGCTGCTGCCTGTCGTACAGCATGTGGCCCAACAGCATGCCCTGCGGATTACCACCCATCTTGTGAATGATGTGGTTTCTGATGCCGTGGCAATTAATCCTCCGCCTACGGACAAAGGCCGTCGTCTGCGCATTAACTATGTCACCCAGGTGGCAACGAAGCCGCCGACCATCGTGGTATTTGTCAATGATCCTTCGCTGATGCACTTCTCCTATGAACGTTACCTGGAGAACAAGCTGCGTGCAGCGTTCAATTTCGAGGGGACACCGATCCGCCTCTTTACACGGCGCAAATCCGAGAACGAAGGTTAG
- a CDS encoding DUF2768 family protein has protein sequence MDPMTKMWLSLIAVLIMGLSVFLITFARSKTKGLLRAVLSVIAFVILLIGVLGGAASIM, from the coding sequence ATGGACCCGATGACAAAAATGTGGCTATCACTGATTGCGGTACTGATTATGGGCTTATCCGTTTTTTTGATTACTTTTGCACGCAGTAAGACGAAGGGGCTGCTTAGAGCTGTTTTATCGGTCATTGCTTTTGTCATCCTGCTGATCGGAGTTCTTGGCGGGGCCGCTTCAATTATGTAA
- a CDS encoding DUF3939 domain-containing protein, with protein sequence MDSMHTVKLRQGRKRVSMLLLLLVLLVLSLGGCMYPKEQQHPGSGYRESVKRVQAAVDDYQKQKGLLPILTSDQATPRYEKFVIDLHKLQQEGYLDEIPAAAFEKGGSAHFLVLDEETDPQVKLMDLVTVQKVNDIQRKVNLYKSAHGGKLPAGEELYPGLASIDGKQAGTGTIKLISVYSGQPLEFLMDSSGTVYVDYGADISSAIDKNGSVPKAERDLRLELEQASYYVPVKSLPYLWAQGRPVPQAPQE encoded by the coding sequence ATGGACTCGATGCACACGGTGAAGCTCCGGCAGGGGCGGAAGAGGGTGTCAATGCTGCTGCTGCTGCTTGTCCTGCTGGTCTTATCTCTAGGCGGCTGCATGTATCCCAAGGAACAGCAGCATCCCGGCAGCGGGTACCGCGAGAGTGTGAAGCGGGTGCAGGCGGCGGTAGATGATTATCAGAAGCAGAAAGGGCTTCTGCCGATCTTGACCAGTGATCAGGCCACGCCCAGATACGAGAAATTTGTGATTGACCTGCATAAGCTCCAGCAGGAAGGATACCTGGATGAGATCCCGGCTGCGGCGTTCGAGAAGGGCGGGAGCGCCCATTTTCTGGTGCTGGATGAGGAGACGGACCCTCAGGTCAAATTGATGGATCTGGTGACTGTGCAGAAGGTTAACGATATCCAGCGTAAGGTGAACCTCTATAAGTCTGCACACGGCGGGAAGCTTCCGGCGGGGGAGGAGCTGTATCCGGGCCTTGCATCCATTGACGGCAAACAGGCAGGGACCGGAACGATCAAGCTAATTAGCGTATATTCGGGCCAGCCGCTAGAATTCCTGATGGATAGCAGCGGGACGGTCTACGTGGATTACGGCGCGGATATCTCCTCGGCTATCGATAAGAACGGCAGTGTGCCTAAGGCAGAGCGCGATCTGCGTCTGGAGCTGGAGCAAGCCTCCTACTATGTCCCCGTCAAGTCTCTGCCTTATCTGTGGGCCCAGGGCCGTCCTGTCCCCCAGGCTCCGCAGGAATAG
- the plsY gene encoding glycerol-3-phosphate 1-O-acyltransferase PlsY, whose protein sequence is MAFELLVIVISYLLGSISFSVLLARLLKGIDIRQYGSGNAGATNTLRVMGKGPAILVLFLDVLKGIAAVWLGTWAGGWGSWVAVVCGLAAIIGHNWPVYFHFRGGKGIATTIGVMATLVFWPAVIAGAIAILAIVLTRYVSLGSLIFVALTPVCLLFTEHTTPELWGSLIIVVFAFWRHRSNIVKISQGRENKIGSKAKEGNRVV, encoded by the coding sequence GTGGCGTTTGAACTTCTGGTTATCGTTATAAGCTATCTGCTTGGCTCCATCAGCTTCAGTGTATTGCTCGCCCGGCTGCTTAAGGGGATTGATATCCGCCAATATGGAAGCGGCAATGCGGGAGCGACCAATACACTGCGTGTGATGGGGAAGGGACCGGCCATACTGGTGCTGTTTCTGGACGTACTGAAGGGAATTGCCGCAGTCTGGCTTGGCACATGGGCCGGTGGATGGGGAAGCTGGGTCGCAGTGGTCTGCGGACTCGCTGCCATCATCGGGCATAACTGGCCGGTCTATTTTCACTTTCGCGGGGGGAAAGGGATCGCAACGACGATTGGCGTGATGGCTACACTGGTATTCTGGCCTGCAGTGATTGCCGGGGCGATTGCCATTCTTGCTATTGTTCTTACACGGTATGTCTCGCTGGGCTCGCTGATCTTTGTGGCTCTGACTCCAGTGTGTCTGCTCTTCACGGAGCATACGACCCCGGAGCTATGGGGAAGCCTGATCATTGTAGTGTTCGCCTTCTGGCGTCACCGCAGCAATATCGTGAAGATCTCGCAGGGCCGTGAGAACAAAATCGGCTCCAAAGCCAAGGAGGGGAATCGCGTTGTCTGA
- a CDS encoding flagellar brake domain-containing protein yields the protein MYPKINEYLYLQVASSDAAESEIQYRARIADMEDESILIEIPMQESNGRLKKLFVGDELSVYFLTEGGIKNYFNTHVLGFKEDVIRMVRLRKPDAESIFKIQRRSFFRVNAELELAVKDALGSRFLVRTEDIGGGGTSFLSDAKITLGVADKLACWLLVSYRNGSTEHVNFEGEIVRIKVLETGRNLVMVKFSAISDAERQKIIRYCFERQFDFRNR from the coding sequence TTGTATCCCAAAATCAATGAATATCTATACCTCCAGGTAGCATCCAGCGATGCGGCAGAGTCTGAGATTCAGTATCGGGCAAGGATTGCTGATATGGAGGACGAGAGCATACTGATAGAAATACCCATGCAGGAGAGCAACGGCCGGCTTAAGAAGCTGTTCGTCGGTGACGAGCTGTCGGTCTATTTTCTCACAGAGGGCGGCATCAAAAATTACTTCAATACTCATGTGCTCGGATTCAAAGAAGATGTCATCCGGATGGTTCGGCTGCGCAAGCCTGATGCAGAATCCATCTTCAAAATTCAGCGCCGCAGCTTCTTCCGCGTCAATGCAGAGCTGGAGCTGGCTGTTAAGGATGCCTTGGGCAGCCGGTTTCTGGTGCGCACCGAGGATATCGGCGGCGGCGGGACGTCATTCTTAAGCGATGCCAAGATTACATTGGGGGTGGCCGACAAGCTGGCCTGCTGGCTGCTCGTATCCTACCGCAACGGAAGCACGGAGCATGTTAATTTCGAAGGCGAGATTGTACGGATCAAAGTGCTGGAGACCGGGCGGAATCTGGTCATGGTTAAATTCTCGGCCATTTCCGATGCGGAACGGCAAAAAATTATCCGGTACTGCTTTGAACGCCAATTCGATTTCCGCAACCGCTGA